The Calidithermus timidus DSM 17022 genomic interval TGGGGATGAGCTTGGGCTGTGGCTACCGGGGGCGGCGAGGATTGGGTCTGGCGGCTGCGGGCACGGACCACGTGCTCCTTGAGCGACTCGAGGAAGCCCCTGAGCTCATCCACCTTGAAGGCGGCGAGGGGGATTTCCATCAGCGCGCCCTGAGCCCCCAGCACCGCGACGGTGTTGCCCTCGCCGCGCGATATGCGCTTGATTGAGCCCAGGGGCGCACTGCTGCCCCCTTCATCGCTGAGAAACCACAGGTCCCTGTGGGTGATGGCGATGACGCCACCCGATCCTTCCAGGCGGGCAATCACCTCGTCGCGCACCAGTTCTGCAAGACGCGCATCGTATTTGCCCATATGTGTCAATATACACTATCTGTATGGAAACACGCTTATTGCTGGGTCATCGAGGTGCGCCACGTCTGGCACGGGAAAACACCATCGAATCTTTCGCCCTTGCGCTCCAGAGCGGCCTCGACGGGGTAGAACTCGACGTCCAGCGCAGCCGCGATGGGGTGCTGGTGATCCACCACGACTTCGACCTGGGGGGCGTGCCCATCGCCGAGCTGGACTGGGCCGAGCTGCGGCGCAGGGCCCCCTGGATGCCCCGGCTGGAGGAGGTCTTCGAGTTCTTCGAAGCCCACCCTAAAGCTTGGATTAACCTCGAGCTCAAAAGCCAGCCCCCCCTCAGCGATGGCCGGGAGAAGGCCCTGGCCCGGCTGCTGGGGGCCTGGGGCGGGCGCAGCCGCGCCTGGGTCTCCAGCTTCGACCCCCTGGCCCTCGTCCGCCTGCGACGGGAGGGCCTGGACGTGCCGCTGGCGCTGCTCTATGCGCAGGAGGAGGTGCTCGAGCTGCTCCCCTGCTTGGAGGTGCAGGGCGTGCACCCCCACCACAGCTTGCTGAGCCGCGAGAGGGTGGAGCGTTTGAGCGAGCAGGGCTACTTCGTGGTGACCTGGACCGTCAACGAGGCCCCTCGGGCGCGGGAATTGCTCCGCTGGGGCGTGCGCGGGGTGATCGGCGATGTGCCCGATGAACTCAAAGCCGCGCGGGATTGACTATCCTAAGAGGTGGTATGGAGGGTATTCGCTTTCGCCTGATATTCGCCAACGACCCCGACGTGTTCCAGGAGCGCATGAACCGCTTCATCGCCGACCTCGACGAGAACGTGCTGCTCGTGGACGTCAAGTTCTCCACCACCGTGCAGGGGGCGCAGGTCAACTACTCGGCGCTCGTGCACTACAAAGAGGTTGAAAGCTGGAAGGACTGACTCGAGGTGCTCAAGCTGGATCACCGCCGCCCGGCGTGGGCGGCGGGGCGCTCAATCTGAAGCGAGGAAGCCATGAAAGGACTCGTTCTCTCCGGCGGTAAGGGCACCCGGCTGCGCCCCCTGACCCACACCCGGGCCAAGCAACTCATCCCCATCGCCGGCAAACCCAACCTCTTCTATGCCCTGGAGGATTTGGTGGAAGCGGGCATCCGCGACATCGGGGTGATCCTCAGCCCCGAGACCGGTCACGAGGTGCGCGAGGCTCTGGGCGACGGCTCCCGCTGGGGAGCGCGGCTCACCTTCATCGTGCAGGAGGCCCCGCTGGGCATCGCCCACGCGGTCATGACCGCGCGGGACTACCTGGGCCAGAGCCCCTTCGTGCTCTACCTGGGCGATAACCTGCTCTCCGGGGGCATCCGGCACCTGGTCGAGGAGTACCGGCAGACCCAGCCCCAGGCCATCGTGCTGCTGACCGAGGTCGAAGACCCCCGCGCCTTCGGGGTGGTGGTGCTCGACGCGCAGGGCCGGGTGGTGCGCCTGGTGGAAAAGCCCAAAGACCCCCCCTCCAACCTGGCGCTGGTGGGCGTCTACCTCTTCAGCCCGGCCATCCACGACGTCATCGCCACGCTCAAGCCCTCCTGGCGCGGGG includes:
- a CDS encoding glucose-1-phosphate thymidylyltransferase, yielding MKGLVLSGGKGTRLRPLTHTRAKQLIPIAGKPNLFYALEDLVEAGIRDIGVILSPETGHEVREALGDGSRWGARLTFIVQEAPLGIAHAVMTARDYLGQSPFVLYLGDNLLSGGIRHLVEEYRQTQPQAIVLLTEVEDPRAFGVVVLDAQGRVVRLVEKPKDPPSNLALVGVYLFSPAIHDVIATLKPSWRGEYEITEAIQGLVERGQKVVAHQVRGYWKDTGKPEDLLDANRLVLSQIARRVEGELEQAEVVGEVVVEPGARIVRSTVRGPAFIGAGSLIEDSFIGPYSAIGKGAKVIGSEIEYSILMDRAEVRQLAYRLDASILGHEVVVDGQGNTRRHTLQMVLGDRSQVKL
- a CDS encoding glycerophosphodiester phosphodiesterase produces the protein METRLLLGHRGAPRLARENTIESFALALQSGLDGVELDVQRSRDGVLVIHHDFDLGGVPIAELDWAELRRRAPWMPRLEEVFEFFEAHPKAWINLELKSQPPLSDGREKALARLLGAWGGRSRAWVSSFDPLALVRLRREGLDVPLALLYAQEEVLELLPCLEVQGVHPHHSLLSRERVERLSEQGYFVVTWTVNEAPRARELLRWGVRGVIGDVPDELKAARD